From Methanoculleus thermophilus, the proteins below share one genomic window:
- a CDS encoding nuclear transport factor 2 family protein, translated as MTEQSRPPLPPFTYETAVQKVRMAEDAWNSRDPVRVSLAYSPDSVWRNRAEFVNGREEIVKFLQRKWAKELDYRLIKEVWAFHEARIAVRFAYEWHDDSGNWFRSYGNENWEFDEHGLMRRRYASINDLPITEGERKFHWPLGRRPDDHPGLSDLGL; from the coding sequence ATGACCGAGCAGAGTCGACCCCCGTTGCCGCCGTTCACGTATGAAACGGCGGTGCAGAAAGTCCGTATGGCTGAGGACGCATGGAACTCCCGTGACCCGGTGAGGGTCTCGCTTGCGTACAGCCCCGACAGCGTCTGGCGCAACAGAGCGGAGTTCGTGAACGGCCGCGAGGAGATTGTCAAATTCCTGCAGCGGAAGTGGGCGAAAGAACTCGATTACCGCCTGATCAAGGAGGTCTGGGCGTTCCATGAAGCGCGAATAGCCGTACGATTCGCATACGAGTGGCACGACGACTCGGGGAATTGGTTCCGCTCCTATGGGAATGAGAACTGGGAGTTTGATGAGCATGGGCTGATGCGCCGCCGCTACGCCAGCATCAACGACCTGCCGATCACAGAGGGGGAGCGAAAGTTTCACTGGCCGCTGGGGCGGCGCCCTGATGATCATCCTGGGCTCTCCGACCTGGGGCTGTAA
- the hypD gene encoding hydrogenase formation protein HypD: MAVGKEILKTLHDLVDRDITLMHICGTHEAAIARAGLRSILPERLKIVMGPGCPVCITPQGEIDAALDLVERGCTITTYGDLLRVPGTKGSLESSGGDVRVVQGVHKAVEIARREPDREVVFISVGFETTAPTVAATILTRPPENFSILSCHRLVPPAMEWLLSQGEATLDGFILPGHVCTVMGYEEYERFPVPQVVAGFEPEDILLGLLMAVQQVRDGVHKVENAYPRAVTREGNVKAKRLMYEVFDPFDVEWRGFPVIPASGLRLKPEFEAYDAQKKFDITIRHVDKHSACICDKVLRGVARPSDCRLFAKVCTPRTPVGPCMVSHEGACKIWHLYESRRR, from the coding sequence ATCGGGATATCACGCTCATGCATATCTGTGGTACCCACGAGGCGGCGATCGCGCGCGCCGGACTCCGGAGCATCCTTCCCGAAAGGCTCAAGATCGTGATGGGACCGGGCTGTCCGGTCTGCATCACGCCGCAGGGGGAGATTGATGCCGCGCTCGACCTGGTTGAGCGCGGCTGCACCATTACGACCTACGGCGATCTTTTACGCGTCCCGGGGACGAAGGGCTCGCTCGAGTCGAGCGGTGGAGACGTCCGGGTGGTGCAGGGCGTCCACAAGGCGGTGGAGATCGCAAGACGGGAGCCTGACCGGGAGGTCGTCTTTATATCGGTCGGATTCGAGACCACCGCGCCGACGGTCGCCGCCACGATCCTCACCCGCCCGCCAGAAAACTTCTCGATCCTCTCGTGCCACCGGCTCGTCCCCCCGGCAATGGAGTGGCTCCTCTCTCAGGGGGAGGCGACGCTTGATGGGTTCATCCTCCCCGGGCACGTCTGCACGGTGATGGGCTATGAAGAGTATGAGCGGTTCCCCGTCCCGCAGGTCGTCGCGGGGTTCGAACCGGAGGACATTCTCCTTGGCCTTCTGATGGCGGTGCAGCAGGTCCGCGATGGCGTGCATAAGGTGGAGAACGCATACCCGCGCGCGGTCACCCGGGAGGGGAACGTCAAGGCGAAACGCCTCATGTATGAGGTTTTTGATCCGTTCGATGTTGAATGGCGCGGGTTCCCGGTGATCCCGGCATCGGGCCTCCGCTTAAAGCCGGAGTTCGAGGCCTACGACGCGCAGAAGAAGTTCGATATCACGATCCGGCACGTGGATAAGCATTCGGCCTGCATCTGCGATAAAGTGCTGCGCGGCGTCGCCCGGCCGTCCGATTGCCGGCTCTTTGCGAAGGTCTGCACTCCGCGCACTCCGGTCGGTCCCTGCATGGTCAGCCACGAAGGAGCCTGTAAGATCTGGCATCTCTACGAGTCAAGGAGGAGATGA